In the bacterium genome, CCTTTTTAACCGCAGTGAGATCATCAACCGATAAAGCGCCGCCTTATGATCGCTGGACTTGTAAAACAGGGACGGGTCGGGACTCGTCGAAAACGGCTCCTTCTCAAGCCCCAAGATCTTGTAATAACTCATTTTACACCCTCCACTCTCGCATATTATTTAACAAAAAGATTGAGGGTAATCCATGCAAAAGGCGTTTGTGGATAATTTAGGCATAGTGTTTTTTGACAGCCGTCACTAATTTTTAGCAGCCTGTGGTGGGTTTCCACGTCGTTTCAGCCTATTTTATACGTCATTTCCTGTATTTACACCAGTTTTATTTTCAACGACATACACGACCAGCACGATAGAAGCATAAAGGTGGTGTCTCAATAACCATTTCGGCGACTTTCCTCCTCATAATGAGAGTTCAATTTTAGATCCGATTTTTACCATACTGCAACTTGCCGCCATCATTGATCAATCAGCCTGGGACCGATCTCATGACTGGCACGGCATATGCATATTCAAGTTGGCAGGGAGACCCAAAATATGATGAGGGGAGTCATAACAACCAGACACATTCTCTTTCACCCCATAACGTTGATATCGAGCTGGGGATTCAAAATTTACATCAGGATGCTCGCAAAGTGCCTCGACAACTCCTCGCACTATTTCGCAGACTTCTTCATGTTGTAAACTCACACTTATTTTCCGAAGACCCCAGGCAGCCAAAGCGTCAGCTCCGGCAGATAGGTCACTACGATGAGCGCGATGAGCATCACTATCAGGAAAGGCAGTGTGCTGCGATAGACCTCCGCTATGGGCTTCTTGAACCTGATGCTGGATATGAAGAGGTTGAGGCCCACGGGTGGCGTGATGTAGCCGATCTCCAGGTTCGTGAGGAAGATGATGCCCAGGTGCAAGGGATCCACGCCGAACTCCCTTGCTATGGGCACGATCAGCGGCACGACCACGATCGTGGCCGAGAATATATCCATCAGGCAGCCCACGATCAGGAGGAAGACGTTGAGCACCATCAGGAACATGAGCTTGCTCGTGATGAGGTGCCTCATCATGTCGATGATCTTCATGGGTATCTGCTCATCGACAAGATAGTTCGTAAGCCCCAGCGCGCATCCCAGTATCACGAGCACGCTGCCGACCAGCATCATCGACTGCGCCGCGACCCTCGGTATGTCCCTCTTGATGCTTATGTCGCGGTGTATCAGCGCCTCCACTATCAGCACGTAGACTACCGTGACGGCGGCCGCCTCGGATGCGGTGAATATGCCGCCGTAGATGCCGCCCAGGATTATCACCGGCAGCGGGATGACCCAGATCGCGCCCCTGAGCGCTTTTATAACTTCCTCCACGGAGAAAGCCTGGCGGTTAGATTTGTGCTTCAAGCTGGAGTGTATGCTGTAGAGCGAAAGGAGCACGATGATGATCACGCCCGGGACGATGCCGGCCAGGAAGAGCTCGTCGACGTTGACCTTGGCCACCACCGCGTAGAGTATGAGGGGAAGGCTGGGAGGGAAGAGCAGCCCCAGGCTCCCGCTGGTGGTGATGAGCCCCATGGAGAAGCGCTCGGTGTAGCGCTCTTTAATCAGTATCGGGTAGAGCAGCCCGCCGATGGCTATTATCGTTACCCCTGAAGCGCCGTTGAACGATGTGAAGAACGCGCACGATATGAGCGCCGCTATCGCCACGCCGCCGGGCATCCAGCCGAAGAGCGCCCTGTAGAGGGCAACGAGCCTCTCGGGCGATTTGGACTCGGCCAGGAGAAACCCTGAGAACGTGAAGAGCGGTATCGCTATCAGGGTAGGCGCCGAGGCCAGGCGGTACATCTCTATGATCACCGCCTGCGGGTCCACGCCGGCGGATCCGAAGAGAGTGAGGGCGAGGCCTCCGATCACGACGAACAGCGGCGCGCCGCAGAGCGCAGAGATCAGTATCCCGATGGCGTAGAGAGCGGTCACTGCCTGCCTCTCCCGGCCACGTATCCGAGCCGGCCTTCCATGACTATGCGCCAGATATCAAGGCCTATCCCGATGGCGTACTCGAGCGATATCATCGCGAAACCGAACGGTATGATGGCCTGCACGATCCACGCAGGCATGCCGGGGAAGAGCTCGGACGCTGACTGCCATTCGCTGAGCACGAAAAAGTAGGAGGCGCGGGCGAGGAGGAAGGATATGAAGCACGCCAGGGCGTCTATGCCTATCCTCACGGAGTTCCTGGCTATGCGCGGGATGACGCGCATCAGCGCGTCGATGGCAATGTGTTCGCGGTTGCGCGTGGCGAGCATCGCCCCGAAAAAAGCCACCCACAGCACCATGTTCCGCGATGCGACATCCGCCCATGCGATCCCGCTGTCGAAGAAGTTCCTCAGGATGACCTGCGTCGCCACGAGAGACATCATGGCGATGAGCATCACCACCACGAGGGCCTCGATGACCCTCGCAAACGCGAGATCTATGAATTTAAAGAATTTGAGAAGCGCGTCGGCCATGGAGATCCTTTGCCCGCGTCAGTTGCCGGCCCTCTTCGCCTCGACCGCTGCGACCGCGTCGTTGAGCAGCTCCTGCGTGTAAAGCTTGCCCACGAGCTTCGACCAGATCTCCTTGCTCGTCGTCTTTATTCCCTCCATCTCCTCGGCGGAAACGCTAACCTTCTTGAGCCCGGCCTCCGTAAGAGTGGAGTACGACTTGTCATTGTCGGCCCTTATCGCCTCCACGAGTTTGCGGGCGTATTTCTTGCCCGTGGACTTGAGGACCTCCCTGTCCGCAGGGGGGAGCGCCGAGAAGGCCGCCTTGGTCATCACGATCCCTCCCGTGGAATCGGCCAGTTTGAGATCCGTGATGTATTTGGTCTGAGTGAACCACTGGAGCGCTATCGCACCCAAGGGCGGGGCATAGACCGCGTCGATGAGTTTGGTCTGGAGGGAAGTCATAACATCGGTGATCGGCAACGGAATCGGCACCACCTGGAATGCCGCGTACATGGCCCCGACCAGCTGATCCCCCTCCCACGCCCACATCTTCATGCCCTTTAAATCCGCACGCCCTGCCACAGGCTTGTTGGAGAATATGTTCACGAATCCAGTCTCGGCCGGGCCCAGGACCACGAATCCCTTCTGCTCGAACCCGGGCTCGATCTTGGGCCATATCTTCTCAGCCACGGCATCCGCCTCAGCATAGTTCTGGACGAGCATCGGCAGCTCGAGCACGCGCACATTGGGGTTGATGATGCCGAGGCCCAAGCCCGTGAATCCGGCCGCGTGCACCTGGCCTATGCGCATCTTGCGGATCACGTCGTTCTCGTCTCCGAGCACGCCGCCCGCGTATATCTTCAGCCCGACCCTCCCCTGGGTTTTCTCCCGAAGTTCCTTGTCCCAGGCGGTCATGACCTTATGCCAGGTAGAACCTTCCGGCGCGAGGATGGCGATCTTGATCTCATTGATGGCATGGGCGCTGCTCGATACGAGCATGAACATCATGACCATCGCCAGAACCGTGATGCGCTTCATAAATCCTCCTTAATCAAAACAACTCTTTTTCCTTTTTGAGCAAAAGCTCCGCCCTCATGATGGCCAGCTTGTTGGAGAGGGCCTGCTCAGGCAGGGACGCCGGATCGGCAGACTTCACATCCGCTAGCTCCCTGCGGAAGAGCGCCGGGTCATTGAGCTGCCTTGCGTAGAACTGGGCGTAGAGCACCCTTGTCATGAGGTAATTGGGGTCCGCGCCCATCGCCACCGCGAACTCCTGCTGCGCGAGCGCCATGTCGCCGCCGAGCATCGCGGGACGCGTGCAGGCGAGCACCCCTTTGAACGCGTGCGCAGAGCCAAAGTAAAAGTTCGGGTCGAGCTCGATCACGCGGTCTATCATGACCTGGATCTTCGGGATTGCGACCACGGCCGTGGGATCGTCGCGATTCAGGTTGATCCAGTTCGCCCAGTTGAACGCGGTCCAGAAGAGCGCATCGATGCGTTTCCTGCCCAGGCCATTCACAGCCTTTTCAAACGCCGGGAACGGGGCGTTCATGGCATTCCTCATGCCTGAGTCCGACGAGAGCGACTCGATGCCATAGTCGCGTCCCCTCTGATAGAACAGCTTCGCCCTCTCGATTGCCTTTGCGTGCGCGGGATCGCCCTCCTTGGATGAGAGGATCTCGAGCTCCACGAATCCGAACGCGAAGCTGCCGTACGCCTTGGACAATATCGCCAATATCTTCGAATCTTTCGGGTTTCCGAACCTCAAGACCTCGAGCGTCTTGATCAGCGGCAACATGGACTCGCGCGCAAACTCGACGTCCTGCTCGCCTTCCACCGCGACCATGCCGTCGGTGGAGATACCGCCGATCACGCCCGTGGTGAGCTTCTTCATGCCGCAACCCGTGGAGGCCAGGGCAAAAAGGCACGCCATGACGATCAATTTCTTCATGTCGTGGGGTAACTATCAGCAGGGAAAAGCGAAATCAACAATAAGATTGGGACCTTGTGACGCACCGCGCCACGGCTCCGGATCCCGTTCGGGCCAGGTTCATAACAAACAAGGCGGCTTCGGGTCCTGTCGCCGGGCTCACCCCCATTTGCGACCTTCCAATAGAGCTTTAATATAATACTGAAGTGCAGCAGCGTGGGTACCGCGCTGCTGCCGGCATCGCCTCGATGGATCACCGAATACTATACATTAACCCAAATTCATATGGTTAATATACATTAACTTGAATCTAAAAGGTTAATATGGCACCATGAAGACATGAAGAGATACATCACCACAGCACAGGCCGCGAAAATCCTGGGCATCAGCACGGTCGCGGTATTCAAGAAGATCAAGAACAAGACACTGCCGGCGCAGAAGATCGGGCGGAACTACGCTATCGATCCGGCGGCCCTTGGCCTCAAGGCCGACAGGGTTGGAAAAGATACGAAGAAGCGGATCGAAAAGGCAGTGAAGAGGGTCGTGCGCGATTATGGCGAGACGCTCAAGAAGCTCGGGAAGGAATGATGCACATACTGTCAGTGAGAGAAGTGAAGGAGATCGCGTTCGAGCTCGCGCGTGAAGCTATGAGCTGGGACGAACCGATACCTGATTTTGACACGAGATTCCCGGAGAAGCTCGAGAGCTGTCTCGCCACCCCGTTCCAGACATTCGACAAGAAGCATTTGTACCGGGGACTTGCCGAGAAGGCCGCGGTCCTCTTCTATCTCATGATCAAGAATCACCCATTCACGAACGGCAACAAGCGGATTGCAGTGACAACGCTGCTCGTCTTCCTTGCGCTCAACGGCAAGTGGGTGGAGGTGACTAACCAGGAGCTATACAACTTCTCCGTGTGGGTCGCGTCCAGTCCACCGCAGGTCATGGAACAGACCGTTGCAGCAGTTCAAGAGTTCGTCTCGAAGAATCTGAAGGATTACTGACCCGAAATCGATCGACAGGACCCGAAGCCAACTCAAAAGGTTATTTTTTCCTGGAACACTCCATGGTCAGATTCAAGAGGAAGATCCCTTTGGCGCTGATGTAGGCCGGGTCTGCAGACTGGATCTTGCATGCGAACTCACCCTGCGGCCCCAATTTCGTCGCAGCCAGTTCAAACGCATTCTTTTTACACGTCTCCCAGTCTTTTTTTATCCTGGCGTCTTGGGCGTCATCGAGCTTGATCTCGATCTCCCCATCGGGATTCGACTGCAGTCCAACCAGAATGCGGCCCAGATACTTCGTGAAGCTCCCGAAATTGACGGAACACTTATAGATCACCTTGTCGATATCGAATGTGTCATTTGCGCTTGTCGATTGTGGGACCGAGCTTGCCTGGGCGGAAGCGCTTGCAGACATCTCCGCGCCTTTGCATTCCATCGAATAATAGTCGGCCCTTACGTTGCCGCTGTAATAAGAGAGCTCACAGGTATAATCCTTGAGCTGGGCCGGCACCTGATTCTCTTTAAAGTACCGCAGTTCATCCACGCATCTGGAGAGATGCTTGGAATAACACTCTCTCGAAACCGACTTTGTCTCTGACATGAATTATCCTTTCTTTGGAGCGGTTACCAGGTTCTCACCGGGCCAACGTCGATGTGCACGAAGTCACTGCCTGCGTAGGTGCCGACGCCGCCTGTGGCGAGCGAACGGGCATACTTCGCGAGCTCATGCTTGGAGACTCCGGGGATGGCGATGTCTGCGGCCATGCCCTGGATGTGGAGGCTGTTGTGCGCGACCCTCGAGAGCCGCCTCTTGAGCGCGCTGTTGTACTCGAAGCTGCGATAACCCGAAACAACCCTGACGCTTTCCGCGTTGAAGTGGTCCTGGACGTTGTCGATGAGCTCCACGAGCTTGAGCGAAATCGGAAACCTCTCGCCGCCGCCGTGACAGCGCAGCGTGTGGTCGATGGCCGTAAGCGCCTCGTCCCTGTAGAAGCCGTCAGGGTCGCGGTATAGGATGGTTATCGTCTCGCCGGTGTGCGTGTCGGTTATCTTTATCTTGCCGTCGCCGGTATAGATGAATGGGGAATTGTGGGCGACCGATGACTCGAGCGGAGAGGGGGGCATGGCCATCACGGCAAACATCGCAGCCACAAGAATGATAAAACCGGATATTGCCCTCATCATTCCTCCTGACTATATATCGGTTGGTTGGAGGAAAAAGTTACGCGAAAAGAACAAGGGGAATAATATGCGTAAGTTGTTGTTATTGTTAATAATTATTACTATTACCCAGTTTTCGGCCATCTTTGGCCATGCCCAGGCCCCGCAAAAGCAACTCCCCAGCCTCAAAAACGACGGCCTGATCGCGATCTACAACTTCCATGAGGACGAATACGCGGAGATCCAATACCGCGATGCGAAGGGCTACAGCAAAGAAGGCCTCAAGGAGATCGCGCACATCATGCGCTCGCGCGGCGACGGGGCAGAGAGGCAGATCGACATACGTCTCATCGAGCTCATCGACAACGTCCAGGACCA is a window encoding:
- a CDS encoding TRAP transporter large permease subunit, translated to MTALYAIGILISALCGAPLFVVIGGLALTLFGSAGVDPQAVIIEMYRLASAPTLIAIPLFTFSGFLLAESKSPERLVALYRALFGWMPGGVAIAALISCAFFTSFNGASGVTIIAIGGLLYPILIKERYTERFSMGLITTSGSLGLLFPPSLPLILYAVVAKVNVDELFLAGIVPGVIIIVLLSLYSIHSSLKHKSNRQAFSVEEVIKALRGAIWVIPLPVIILGGIYGGIFTASEAAAVTVVYVLIVEALIHRDISIKRDIPRVAAQSMMLVGSVLVILGCALGLTNYLVDEQIPMKIIDMMRHLITSKLMFLMVLNVFLLIVGCLMDIFSATIVVVPLIVPIAREFGVDPLHLGIIFLTNLEIGYITPPVGLNLFISSIRFKKPIAEVYRSTLPFLIVMLIALIVVTYLPELTLWLPGVFGK
- a CDS encoding TRAP transporter small permease, which gives rise to MADALLKFFKFIDLAFARVIEALVVVMLIAMMSLVATQVILRNFFDSGIAWADVASRNMVLWVAFFGAMLATRNREHIAIDALMRVIPRIARNSVRIGIDALACFISFLLARASYFFVLSEWQSASELFPGMPAWIVQAIIPFGFAMISLEYAIGIGLDIWRIVMEGRLGYVAGRGRQ
- the dctP gene encoding TRAP transporter substrate-binding protein DctP, whose protein sequence is MKRITVLAMVMMFMLVSSSAHAINEIKIAILAPEGSTWHKVMTAWDKELREKTQGRVGLKIYAGGVLGDENDVIRKMRIGQVHAAGFTGLGLGIINPNVRVLELPMLVQNYAEADAVAEKIWPKIEPGFEQKGFVVLGPAETGFVNIFSNKPVAGRADLKGMKMWAWEGDQLVGAMYAAFQVVPIPLPITDVMTSLQTKLIDAVYAPPLGAIALQWFTQTKYITDLKLADSTGGIVMTKAAFSALPPADREVLKSTGKKYARKLVEAIRADNDKSYSTLTEAGLKKVSVSAEEMEGIKTTSKEIWSKLVGKLYTQELLNDAVAAVEAKRAGN
- a CDS encoding TRAP transporter TatT component family protein; amino-acid sequence: MKKLIVMACLFALASTGCGMKKLTTGVIGGISTDGMVAVEGEQDVEFARESMLPLIKTLEVLRFGNPKDSKILAILSKAYGSFAFGFVELEILSSKEGDPAHAKAIERAKLFYQRGRDYGIESLSSDSGMRNAMNAPFPAFEKAVNGLGRKRIDALFWTAFNWANWINLNRDDPTAVVAIPKIQVMIDRVIELDPNFYFGSAHAFKGVLACTRPAMLGGDMALAQQEFAVAMGADPNYLMTRVLYAQFYARQLNDPALFRRELADVKSADPASLPEQALSNKLAIMRAELLLKKEKELF
- a CDS encoding helix-turn-helix domain-containing protein; the encoded protein is MKRYITTAQAAKILGISTVAVFKKIKNKTLPAQKIGRNYAIDPAALGLKADRVGKDTKKRIEKAVKRVVRDYGETLKKLGKE
- a CDS encoding type II toxin-antitoxin system death-on-curing family toxin; this encodes MHILSVREVKEIAFELAREAMSWDEPIPDFDTRFPEKLESCLATPFQTFDKKHLYRGLAEKAAVLFYLMIKNHPFTNGNKRIAVTTLLVFLALNGKWVEVTNQELYNFSVWVASSPPQVMEQTVAAVQEFVSKNLKDY
- a CDS encoding DUF882 domain-containing protein — translated: MRAISGFIILVAAMFAVMAMPPSPLESSVAHNSPFIYTGDGKIKITDTHTGETITILYRDPDGFYRDEALTAIDHTLRCHGGGERFPISLKLVELIDNVQDHFNAESVRVVSGYRSFEYNSALKRRLSRVAHNSLHIQGMAADIAIPGVSKHELAKYARSLATGGVGTYAGSDFVHIDVGPVRTW